A single Roseinatronobacter monicus DNA region contains:
- a CDS encoding adenosylcobinamide-GDP ribazoletransferase, translated as MIRAALAQLQLAFMLLTRLPAGQLPDPAPRINAAAWAFPVAGLVVGLGAALVFWVAAALGLPLALAALLGLGAQIMLCGALHEDGLADLADGLWGGHTPARRLEIMRDSRIGSYGVLALILSLALRWQALVYLGALDLTVAIQAIVLMAMLSRVAPVALLALLPPARADGLGHSATSVSWRAVGFASVIALAPLVLMPDMTALAVGMVLVVQITLVLGLARLALRRLGGQTGDVLGAGQQLAEVTGYLALCIALMG; from the coding sequence ATGATCCGCGCGGCGCTGGCACAATTGCAGCTGGCGTTTATGTTGCTGACGCGCCTGCCTGCCGGGCAGTTGCCAGACCCCGCGCCGCGCATAAATGCCGCCGCTTGGGCCTTTCCAGTGGCGGGGCTGGTGGTGGGTCTGGGCGCTGCGCTTGTATTCTGGGTTGCGGCGGCGCTGGGCCTGCCTTTGGCGCTGGCAGCCCTGTTGGGCTTGGGCGCGCAGATCATGCTGTGCGGCGCGCTGCACGAAGACGGGCTGGCCGATCTGGCCGATGGATTGTGGGGGGGGCACACGCCCGCCCGCCGATTGGAGATCATGCGCGATTCGCGCATTGGCAGCTATGGTGTGCTTGCCCTGATCCTGTCGCTTGCGCTGCGCTGGCAGGCGCTGGTCTATCTGGGGGCGCTGGACCTGACGGTGGCGATACAGGCGATTGTGCTGATGGCAATGCTCAGCCGTGTGGCACCTGTGGCACTGTTGGCGCTGCTCCCGCCCGCGCGGGCCGATGGGCTGGGCCATTCCGCAACATCTGTCAGTTGGCGCGCGGTCGGATTTGCCAGTGTGATTGCGCTGGCGCCTCTGGTTCTGATGCCGGATATGACCGCATTGGCCGTTGGCATGGTGCTGGTGGTGCAGATTACATTGGTGCTGGGCCTTGCGCGCCTTGCCCTGCGCCGGTTGGGGGGGCAGACCGGCGATGTGCTGGGCGCAGGCCAACAACTGGCCGAGGTGACGGGGTATCTTGCGCTATGCATTGCCCTGATGGGGTGA